The following coding sequences lie in one Metallumcola ferriviriculae genomic window:
- a CDS encoding sortase yields the protein MKWLYRFLIVVGIVLVFSPVAAETYTYYQQGILNSKLMADAGQVDEEDPTVVYPEELTTVEGFSENSREELQVSKPVKEEPINAPFKLTIPKIKLDAVVVDGVGKQDLRKGPGLYPQGSLPGAPGNVAIAAHRTTYGAWFNHLDRLGSGDEITISREGRDIIYQVEKVFTTTKDDWSVIEPMGYNTLTLTTCDPPGSVKRRLIVRARQEAEGDGD from the coding sequence AAACTTATACATACTATCAGCAGGGAATCCTTAATAGTAAGCTGATGGCTGATGCTGGGCAAGTTGATGAGGAGGATCCCACCGTTGTTTATCCCGAAGAATTAACAACGGTGGAAGGGTTTAGCGAAAATAGCAGGGAAGAACTTCAAGTGAGTAAACCGGTAAAAGAAGAACCAATAAATGCTCCATTTAAATTAACCATCCCTAAAATTAAGCTAGATGCCGTGGTGGTTGATGGGGTGGGCAAGCAGGATTTGCGTAAAGGGCCCGGTCTTTACCCTCAGGGCAGCCTGCCCGGTGCACCGGGAAATGTAGCAATAGCAGCTCACCGTACTACATATGGCGCTTGGTTTAACCACCTAGATCGACTTGGTTCCGGAGATGAGATTACTATTTCTCGGGAAGGCCGCGATATTATCTACCAGGTCGAGAAAGTATTTACTACTACCAAAGACGACTGGTCGGTAATTGAGCCAATGGGCTATAATACCTTAACGTTAACCACTTGCGATCCGCCGGGATCCGTAAAAAGACGTTTAATCGTCAGGGCTCGGCAGGAGGCAGAGGGTGATGGCGACTAG